Proteins found in one Vallitalea guaymasensis genomic segment:
- a CDS encoding ATP-binding protein, with amino-acid sequence MKECYELSHEDLDLKSVVLEQSDNDEDEEDIFVGNGRVSEILDFGLKLNGSGYNIYLSAEEGLNTVEFLKKFLKEKSKKNNPPDDWCYVYNFKNEDKPRALRLKCGKGKKFKKTIENCVKDVILQSNIKLNSAEFKKVETCLKDEFLSKGETKLEELKDDARKFGFSTNITDKGIFFIPIVDGKKISEEKYDDLTVEEQEIILENLNIMENKSEDIMKQVKRLKKISEAKVNKLQNKILKIIIDDIFKKTETEFECNKKVIGYIKELKDHLFKNIRNILSETDSHETLNSLLNDDEDDNLEKYRVNLFIDNSNVKTSPIIYCDNPSYYEMFGKIEYENELGVYTTNYTMIKKGILHNANSGYLIINAENILNTALTWGTLKKVLINKKLIFENIREQLGTLPIKTIKPEPIPMDLKVILIGNEHIYRLLYAYDSEFKELFKLHVQLNTEVEKNKKIIRKYYHYFDDVCNKKKFKMLTKDGKNELLKYASYVAEDRNKLTTKFSVLMDLIEEADLCAAHSQMNVINSSIIKKAVKKKNNRSALLKENIKDLYDKDKIIIDYSKKKVGQINGVALSDYSENTIARIIRITAVTYMGKLGVINIEKENQLSGNVFDKSIGILSGYIGNKYSQEYPLMLNCQLCFEQVYNIIDGDSASCAELYAILSSLSEIPFDQSIVVTGSVDQFGNVQPVGGVTHKIRGCYELYKTKGLTGNQGIIVPKQNVDEIILDDDILDDIKEGKFHIYAIDNIEQGIEIFTDVSMNEIDKAIENKLKSYYEKLELKKT; translated from the coding sequence ATGAAAGAATGTTATGAACTTTCCCATGAAGATTTAGATTTGAAGTCAGTTGTTCTAGAGCAATCTGATAATGACGAAGATGAAGAAGATATATTTGTTGGGAATGGCAGAGTAAGCGAGATACTAGATTTTGGTCTTAAGCTAAATGGATCTGGATATAATATATACTTATCAGCTGAAGAAGGATTAAACACCGTAGAATTTCTAAAAAAATTTCTGAAAGAAAAAAGTAAGAAGAACAATCCTCCTGATGATTGGTGTTATGTTTATAATTTTAAAAATGAGGATAAACCAAGAGCGTTACGGCTTAAATGTGGAAAAGGTAAAAAATTTAAAAAAACTATTGAAAACTGTGTAAAAGATGTAATATTACAATCAAATATAAAACTGAACAGTGCCGAATTCAAGAAAGTTGAGACTTGTTTAAAGGATGAATTTTTATCCAAAGGTGAAACAAAACTAGAAGAATTAAAAGACGATGCCAGAAAATTTGGGTTTTCGACTAATATAACAGATAAAGGCATATTTTTTATTCCTATCGTAGATGGGAAAAAAATAAGTGAAGAAAAATATGATGACCTAACAGTGGAAGAACAAGAAATAATATTAGAGAATCTCAACATCATGGAAAATAAATCAGAAGATATAATGAAACAAGTAAAAAGGCTGAAAAAGATATCAGAAGCTAAAGTTAATAAACTTCAAAACAAAATCTTAAAAATTATAATTGATGATATATTCAAGAAAACAGAGACTGAATTTGAATGTAATAAAAAAGTAATAGGCTATATAAAGGAATTAAAGGATCATTTATTCAAGAATATAAGGAACATATTATCTGAGACAGATAGCCATGAGACTTTGAACTCTTTACTGAATGATGATGAAGATGATAATCTAGAAAAATATAGAGTTAATCTCTTTATTGATAATTCCAACGTAAAGACATCACCAATTATATATTGTGATAATCCATCTTACTATGAAATGTTTGGTAAAATTGAATATGAAAACGAATTGGGAGTTTATACAACTAACTATACCATGATCAAAAAAGGTATACTTCATAATGCTAATAGTGGATACTTGATCATTAATGCAGAAAATATACTTAACACTGCATTGACCTGGGGAACACTTAAAAAGGTTTTGATAAATAAAAAATTAATCTTTGAGAACATTCGAGAACAATTAGGTACACTTCCAATAAAAACCATTAAACCAGAACCAATCCCTATGGACTTAAAGGTTATATTAATTGGAAATGAACATATATATAGATTGTTGTATGCATATGATAGTGAATTCAAAGAATTATTCAAATTACATGTTCAACTTAATACTGAAGTGGAAAAAAATAAAAAGATAATAAGAAAATATTATCATTATTTTGATGATGTCTGTAATAAAAAGAAATTCAAGATGCTTACAAAAGACGGAAAGAATGAACTCTTGAAATATGCTTCATATGTAGCAGAAGATAGAAATAAGCTTACTACAAAATTCTCTGTTTTAATGGATTTAATAGAAGAAGCTGATTTGTGTGCTGCTCATTCACAGATGAATGTAATTAATTCTAGCATAATAAAGAAAGCTGTAAAAAAGAAAAATAATAGATCTGCCTTATTAAAAGAAAATATAAAAGACTTGTATGACAAGGATAAAATAATAATTGACTATAGTAAAAAGAAAGTCGGACAGATAAATGGTGTTGCATTAAGCGATTATAGTGAAAATACCATTGCAAGGATAATAAGGATTACTGCTGTAACATATATGGGTAAATTGGGAGTAATTAATATTGAAAAAGAAAATCAGCTTAGTGGAAATGTTTTTGACAAAAGTATTGGTATTTTATCAGGTTATATTGGAAACAAATATTCACAAGAATACCCGTTAATGTTAAATTGTCAGCTTTGTTTTGAGCAGGTATATAATATTATTGATGGTGATAGTGCTTCATGTGCGGAATTATATGCTATTCTATCTAGTTTGTCAGAAATACCTTTTGACCAAAGTATAGTCGTAACAGGCTCTGTGGATCAATTTGGTAATGTTCAGCCTGTAGGAGGCGTTACACATAAAATTAGAGGATGCTACGAGTTATATAAAACAAAGGGTCTGACTGGAAATCAAGGTATCATCGTACCAAAACAGAATGTTGATGAAATAATATTGGATGATGATATATTGGATGATATCAAAGAAGGTAAATTCCATATATATGCCATAGATAACATAGAACAAGGTATAGAAATATTTACTGATGTAAGTATGAACGAGATAGATAAAGCTATAGAAAATAAGTTGAAGTCCTATTATGAAAAACTTGAATTAAAAAAAACTTGA
- a CDS encoding phage holin family protein, whose amino-acid sequence MNRICYKYILYVLVFIMSPYVFQGVSLEHPSTALIAALVFVLVNTLIKPLLLLVTLPINIISFGLFSLVINTWMIMLMDKMVGGINISGFWLSALIALIITLLNEVLLDEKRTKRRYRKS is encoded by the coding sequence ATGAATAGAATATGCTATAAATATATACTATATGTGCTAGTATTCATTATGAGTCCATATGTCTTTCAAGGGGTAAGTCTTGAACATCCATCGACAGCACTTATAGCAGCACTGGTTTTTGTTTTGGTAAATACTTTAATAAAGCCATTATTATTACTTGTTACACTGCCTATCAATATAATAAGTTTTGGATTATTCAGTTTAGTCATTAATACTTGGATGATAATGTTGATGGATAAGATGGTAGGTGGGATAAATATATCAGGATTTTGGTTATCTGCGTTAATTGCATTAATCATAACTTTATTGAATGAAGTGCTACTTGATGAAAAAAGAACAAAAAGAAGATATAGGAAAAGTTGA
- a CDS encoding ECF transporter S component, giving the protein MEKISKFHIHGTNSGKAERFNTMYLVKIALLSAIAYIIFLFEFPLPYFPPFLEIDFSDTVAILGGIILGPMAAVIIQFIKNLLRLLLMNSGTGGIGELANLLVGIAYVLPFCLIFRRNNLKRFIGGSVAAILIMTVTAGLVNYFINIPVYLGSTPHAEKMNMIYSFYIPFNLVKGVIVTIVSYAAIKAFRQVINKLQ; this is encoded by the coding sequence ATGGAAAAAATAAGTAAGTTTCATATCCATGGAACAAATAGTGGAAAAGCAGAAAGATTCAATACCATGTATCTAGTAAAAATTGCTTTATTATCTGCAATAGCATACATCATATTTTTATTTGAATTCCCGCTGCCTTATTTTCCACCTTTCCTAGAAATTGATTTTAGTGATACGGTAGCAATTTTGGGTGGAATAATATTAGGACCTATGGCAGCTGTCATAATTCAATTCATTAAGAATCTACTTAGATTGTTGCTTATGAATTCAGGTACAGGTGGAATAGGTGAATTGGCTAATTTATTAGTTGGAATAGCTTATGTATTACCATTCTGTCTTATATTCAGACGAAATAATTTAAAAAGATTTATAGGTGGTAGCGTAGCTGCAATCCTCATTATGACAGTTACAGCAGGACTTGTTAATTATTTTATTAATATTCCAGTATATCTAGGCAGTACACCACATGCTGAGAAAATGAATATGATATATTCTTTCTATATTCCTTTTAACCTTGTAAAAGGAGTTATAGTAACCATAGTTAGTTATGCAGCGATTAAGGCATTTAGACAAGTAATAAATAAGCTACAATAA
- a CDS encoding sensor domain-containing diguanylate cyclase produces MINNPNLYLNFFHNNNNAFMIIKDKKIIDCNDRMVNLFNYKSREDIIDQFNFILFPNNQPNGLSSVVEFHKILNSIDNNCNRTFNFVCVKSNLTEFEAEISISNHRDNNDTFTFVTIRCITDFTYDKKLLESEQFKKYINASSNYFVALDNTGNINFVNKSLGALLANDSNYLIGKNWFDIALPTNIRSKIKSIFNNLMKGFIRENQEIYNQPLLTKSGEKRIVMWSNSILKDECGNIIGTLSSGHDITDKLQIQKQLMEVETNFQQLLENINEIFWVKNINTEDMIYISSAFEHIFGQKWDYKNGIKNFYASVHPADLVNVKASFNKLTEFGSISQLEYRIIKPDNSIRWIYSRAFPVKNKDNKIIRIVGVAEDITERKELQDSLYKMATTDYLTGSYNRQHFLKTSEGFIAYARLTRELVSLLMLDIDYFKKVNDTYGHSIGDEVLKELVKTCTSVLGEKDLFGRIGGEEFAIILTGYNRDEAFKIAEKIRKKVEDLTLKIGGYTIRITISIGMSMLENSKCDSDCISNLLNNADKALYQAKNSGRNKTVIF; encoded by the coding sequence ATGATAAATAATCCAAATCTTTATTTGAATTTTTTTCATAATAACAATAATGCATTCATGATTATAAAAGATAAAAAAATAATAGATTGTAATGATAGGATGGTAAATCTTTTTAACTATAAATCCAGAGAAGATATTATAGATCAATTTAATTTTATTTTATTCCCTAATAATCAACCAAATGGACTATCATCTGTTGTTGAATTTCATAAGATACTTAATTCAATTGATAATAATTGTAATAGAACATTTAATTTTGTATGTGTCAAAAGTAATTTAACAGAATTTGAAGCAGAAATTTCAATCAGTAATCATAGGGATAATAATGATACCTTTACTTTTGTAACAATAAGATGTATTACTGATTTTACATATGATAAAAAATTATTAGAATCCGAACAGTTCAAAAAATATATAAATGCTTCTTCTAATTATTTTGTTGCTCTTGATAATACAGGAAATATTAATTTCGTCAACAAATCTTTAGGAGCCCTGTTAGCCAATGATAGTAATTACTTGATTGGAAAGAATTGGTTTGATATAGCCTTACCAACCAACATCCGGTCCAAGATAAAAAGTATATTCAATAATTTAATGAAAGGATTTATTAGAGAAAATCAGGAAATATATAATCAACCTCTATTAACTAAATCTGGCGAAAAACGTATTGTTATGTGGTCTAATTCTATTTTAAAAGATGAATGCGGAAATATTATCGGTACATTAAGTTCAGGGCATGACATAACGGATAAATTACAAATACAGAAACAACTTATGGAAGTTGAAACTAATTTCCAACAACTACTGGAAAATATCAATGAAATCTTTTGGGTAAAAAATATTAATACCGAGGATATGATTTATATCAGTTCCGCTTTCGAGCATATTTTTGGTCAAAAATGGGATTATAAAAATGGCATTAAAAATTTCTATGCTTCTGTCCATCCAGCTGATTTGGTAAATGTAAAAGCTTCTTTCAACAAATTGACTGAATTTGGCAGCATATCTCAACTAGAATATAGAATCATTAAACCTGATAATAGTATTAGATGGATTTATTCTAGAGCTTTTCCTGTAAAAAACAAAGATAATAAGATTATTAGAATAGTAGGTGTAGCAGAGGATATAACTGAGAGGAAAGAGCTACAGGACAGCCTCTATAAAATGGCTACAACCGATTATCTGACTGGTTCATATAACCGTCAGCATTTTCTAAAGACCTCAGAAGGTTTTATAGCTTATGCAAGATTAACCAGAGAGCTTGTATCACTACTCATGCTGGATATTGACTATTTCAAAAAAGTCAATGATACCTATGGACATAGCATCGGTGATGAAGTATTAAAGGAACTTGTAAAAACCTGTACTAGTGTACTTGGAGAAAAAGATCTATTTGGCAGAATCGGTGGCGAAGAGTTTGCTATCATCTTGACAGGTTACAATCGAGATGAAGCATTTAAGATTGCTGAGAAAATCAGGAAAAAGGTTGAGGATCTAACTCTAAAAATTGGAGGATATACTATAAGAATTACTATTAGTATTGGTATGTCCATGTTAGAGAATTCAAAGTGTGACAGTGATTGCATCAGCAATTTATTAAATAATGCAGATAAAGCTCTATATCAAGCTAAAAATTCAGGAAGAAATAAAACTGTTATTTTTTAG
- a CDS encoding YcxB family protein — MATKKKNKNKNNNNNNTKNDKNINNNTKKNNNDKTNIKNNKDIKKNTEIELSIKIGDKDMFYFMLGHVYSKLSSKITLLFSVVCLILFPISFLWKDTFMTLVLLFGALTYLVISPLMLYLQSKKQVATNPVFKEPILYKINDEGFYVSQAGEWIEFLWENLYKVVQRKYNILFYISKDQAFIIPVRLIEDGKNIVKIKQMVSNKMDTSRYKFTQEKNEGKI; from the coding sequence ATGGCAACGAAAAAAAAGAATAAAAATAAGAATAATAATAACAATAATACTAAAAATGACAAAAATATAAATAACAACACCAAGAAAAATAATAATGATAAAACTAATATAAAAAATAATAAAGACATCAAAAAGAATACTGAGATAGAATTAAGTATAAAAATAGGGGACAAAGATATGTTCTACTTTATGCTGGGACATGTTTATTCAAAATTAAGCAGTAAAATAACCTTATTATTTAGCGTAGTATGTCTTATACTATTTCCTATATCCTTTTTATGGAAAGATACTTTTATGACTCTTGTGTTATTGTTCGGAGCATTGACTTATCTTGTTATTTCTCCATTAATGTTATATCTACAATCAAAAAAACAAGTTGCAACTAACCCTGTATTCAAAGAACCTATTCTATACAAAATCAACGATGAAGGATTTTATGTATCACAAGCTGGTGAGTGGATAGAATTTCTTTGGGAGAATTTATACAAAGTGGTTCAAAGAAAGTATAATATACTATTTTACATAAGTAAGGATCAAGCGTTCATTATTCCAGTCAGACTAATAGAAGATGGAAAAAATATAGTTAAAATAAAACAAATGGTATCCAATAAAATGGATACATCCAGATATAAATTTACACAAGAAAAGAATGAAGGGAAGATTTGA
- a CDS encoding DUF2089 domain-containing protein — translation MKYKAPGKCPVCGEKLEITKLNCPKCSTSIEGEFIPCRFCRLPKDELEFINTFIMCRGNIKDVEKELGISYPTVRSKLDSVIKSLGLEDESKKRSERREAISHKRDSLNELKELKQQILDKLANGELTTKEAMDKIKNLKI, via the coding sequence ATGAAATATAAAGCACCAGGGAAATGTCCAGTTTGTGGTGAGAAATTAGAAATAACAAAATTAAATTGTCCAAAGTGTTCTACATCGATTGAAGGAGAATTCATACCATGCAGGTTCTGTAGATTACCAAAAGATGAACTTGAATTTATTAATACATTTATTATGTGCAGAGGTAACATTAAAGATGTGGAAAAAGAATTAGGGATATCATATCCTACTGTTAGAAGTAAGTTGGATTCTGTAATAAAATCTTTAGGATTAGAGGATGAAAGTAAAAAAAGAAGTGAAAGAAGAGAAGCTATTTCTCATAAGAGGGATTCACTAAACGAGTTAAAAGAATTAAAACAACAAATATTAGATAAGCTGGCTAATGGAGAATTAACTACGAAAGAAGCTATGGATAAAATAAAGAATTTAAAGATCTAG
- a CDS encoding SHOCT-like domain-containing protein — protein MSEEKKILEMIEKGQITAEEGMELLQALRDVDIEQEEVLIEEYKPPVQKREFKFLRIKVTTEKGETKVNVNIPIKLIKAIGGILPQANNLIPEDVKSQMNQKGINLGSIDLNKIINALESGELEDTVLVDVETYDEEDGKTQVKIYVE, from the coding sequence ATGAGTGAAGAAAAGAAAATTCTTGAAATGATTGAAAAAGGCCAGATTACTGCTGAAGAAGGTATGGAGTTATTACAAGCGTTAAGAGATGTAGACATAGAGCAGGAAGAAGTTTTAATTGAAGAATATAAACCACCTGTTCAAAAAAGGGAATTCAAATTTTTACGAATAAAAGTAACAACGGAAAAAGGTGAAACAAAAGTCAATGTGAATATACCAATAAAACTAATTAAAGCTATAGGTGGAATATTACCACAAGCTAATAATTTAATCCCAGAGGATGTAAAAAGCCAAATGAACCAAAAGGGTATAAATCTAGGGTCTATAGATCTTAATAAAATAATAAATGCCTTGGAATCAGGTGAATTAGAAGATACGGTATTGGTGGATGTAGAAACTTATGATGAAGAAGATGGGAAAACTCAGGTAAAAATATATGTGGAATAG
- a CDS encoding class I SAM-dependent methyltransferase, which produces MNLSQYTFKKLNNLFPLPVHPFNLQNQGEKTYAQWQFEKGFESIKYYSPYVDSKEMFTNKKVLDVGCGAAGKSLYYSKQGASIVYGIDQISSYKEQADSLAEKLDLQDKFEFVLGSATNMPFDNNYFDTIILNDAMEHLKDPKKVLNECYRILKKDGIIYINFPPYNHPFGAHLSDTIGIPWVHLFFSEKSLIQNYKSSVESLPDGKNRIDLRISTDENGNEYFSYINKMTIKRFEKVIKQSDFNKMYYESIPLKKLLAPVSKIPFLKEYFTKMIVFIGKK; this is translated from the coding sequence ATGAACTTAAGTCAATATACATTTAAAAAACTAAATAACTTATTTCCTTTACCTGTACATCCTTTCAATCTACAAAACCAAGGCGAAAAAACTTATGCTCAATGGCAATTTGAAAAAGGTTTTGAATCTATTAAGTATTATTCGCCTTATGTTGATTCAAAAGAAATGTTTACTAATAAAAAAGTACTTGATGTAGGATGTGGAGCTGCTGGTAAATCACTTTATTACAGCAAACAAGGAGCTAGTATAGTTTATGGTATAGATCAAATATCAAGTTATAAAGAACAAGCTGATTCATTAGCTGAAAAATTAGATTTACAAGATAAATTTGAATTCGTTTTAGGTAGTGCTACTAATATGCCCTTTGATAATAATTATTTTGATACAATAATTTTAAATGATGCTATGGAACATTTAAAAGATCCTAAAAAGGTGCTAAACGAATGTTATAGAATATTAAAAAAAGATGGTATTATATATATCAATTTTCCTCCATACAATCACCCCTTTGGAGCTCATTTATCAGACACAATAGGTATCCCATGGGTTCACTTGTTTTTCTCTGAAAAATCACTAATACAAAATTATAAAAGTTCTGTAGAATCACTACCTGATGGTAAAAACCGAATTGATTTAAGAATTAGTACTGATGAAAATGGAAATGAATATTTTTCGTATATAAATAAAATGACCATCAAAAGATTTGAAAAGGTTATTAAGCAATCTGATTTCAACAAAATGTACTATGAATCAATTCCTTTGAAAAAACTATTAGCACCTGTATCAAAAATACCTTTTCTAAAAGAATATTTTACTAAAATGATTGTATTTATTGGTAAAAAGTAA
- the tsaB gene encoding tRNA (adenosine(37)-N6)-threonylcarbamoyltransferase complex dimerization subunit type 1 TsaB produces the protein MKVLAIESSAVAASIAVAEDDKLLCEYTTNYKKTHSQTLMPMIEEVTNMINLDLSELDIIAVSKGPGSFTGLRIGVATAKGLAHTLEIPIVGVPTLDALAYNIACTDKIICPLMDARRSQVYTGLYSYDDNIFNTVLPSTVVPVEDIFEEIKKLNREVVFLGDGVVPNIDRIKNNFTDNEYVLAPLNNNIQRASSVAALGILNALKGETESYMNFKPIYLRKSQAEREFERKHNTCI, from the coding sequence ATGAAAGTTTTAGCCATAGAAAGTTCTGCTGTAGCTGCATCTATTGCTGTTGCAGAAGATGACAAGTTACTATGCGAATATACAACGAATTATAAGAAAACACATTCACAGACTTTAATGCCAATGATAGAAGAAGTAACCAATATGATTAATCTCGATCTTAGTGAATTAGATATAATAGCAGTTTCAAAAGGACCAGGCTCCTTTACAGGATTAAGAATTGGTGTTGCGACGGCTAAGGGGCTGGCTCATACCTTGGAAATTCCTATAGTTGGAGTACCAACTCTGGACGCTTTGGCTTACAATATTGCATGTACAGATAAAATAATATGTCCATTAATGGATGCCAGAAGAAGTCAGGTATATACTGGATTATATTCATATGATGATAATATTTTTAATACTGTTTTACCTAGTACAGTTGTTCCGGTAGAAGATATATTTGAAGAGATTAAAAAATTGAATAGAGAAGTTGTTTTCTTGGGAGATGGTGTAGTTCCTAATATTGATAGAATAAAAAATAATTTCACTGATAACGAATATGTATTAGCCCCTTTAAATAATAATATACAAAGAGCATCCTCAGTAGCTGCTTTGGGCATATTAAATGCATTAAAGGGAGAGACGGAAAGTTATATGAACTTCAAACCTATCTATCTAAGAAAGTCCCAGGCAGAAAGGGAATTTGAAAGGAAACATAATACATGTATCTAG
- the rimI gene encoding ribosomal protein S18-alanine N-acetyltransferase yields the protein MYLARRMKLKDIEEVHSIEESTFPDPWSQDAFTKELMSNTHSIYMVIEEDGTIIAYAGLWNIVGEGHITNIAVKKERRGAGFGRKITEALIYEGKKQGITSFTLEVRVSNHNAIKLYEKLGFEIAGVRKNFYDKPKEDAYIMWKNM from the coding sequence ATGTATCTAGCACGTAGAATGAAGCTTAAGGATATAGAGGAAGTACATTCTATAGAAGAAAGTACTTTTCCTGATCCTTGGTCACAAGATGCATTTACTAAGGAATTAATGAGTAATACACATTCAATATATATGGTAATAGAAGAAGACGGTACTATAATAGCATATGCAGGATTATGGAATATTGTAGGAGAAGGTCATATTACCAATATAGCAGTTAAAAAAGAAAGAAGAGGAGCTGGATTTGGTAGAAAAATAACAGAGGCTCTTATATATGAAGGAAAAAAGCAAGGCATCACATCTTTTACTCTTGAAGTTAGAGTAAGCAACCATAATGCAATTAAACTATACGAAAAGCTGGGATTTGAAATAGCTGGAGTAAGAAAGAATTTTTATGATAAACCAAAAGAAGATGCATATATAATGTGGAAAAATATGTGA
- the tsaE gene encoding tRNA (adenosine(37)-N6)-threonylcarbamoyltransferase complex ATPase subunit type 1 TsaE translates to MIYKSFSAEETKKIGKELGQDAKKGQIYCLMGDLGVGKTVFTKGFAEGLGIDEHITSPTFTIVNEYHTDKLNFNHFDVYRIDDPDEMYEIGYEEYFYNDGVCLIEWANLIEEIIPEEAIWINIEKDLDKGLDYRQITIAGGINR, encoded by the coding sequence TTGATATATAAATCATTTTCAGCAGAGGAAACTAAAAAAATCGGTAAGGAACTTGGACAGGATGCAAAAAAAGGTCAGATATATTGTCTTATGGGTGATTTGGGAGTAGGAAAAACAGTGTTTACTAAAGGGTTTGCAGAAGGACTTGGAATTGACGAACATATTACTAGTCCAACATTTACTATAGTGAACGAATATCATACTGACAAATTGAATTTTAATCATTTTGATGTCTATAGAATAGATGATCCTGATGAAATGTATGAAATAGGTTATGAAGAATATTTTTATAATGATGGAGTATGCTTGATAGAATGGGCAAATTTAATAGAAGAAATAATACCAGAAGAAGCAATATGGATTAATATAGAGAAAGATTTGGACAAAGGTTTGGATTACAGACAAATAACCATTGCTGGAGGAATAAACAGATGA